The following coding sequences are from one Triticum aestivum cultivar Chinese Spring chromosome 5A, IWGSC CS RefSeq v2.1, whole genome shotgun sequence window:
- the LOC123103351 gene encoding uncharacterized protein: MQPRNLLSAAMVASNFSQTQQQIDKQPTFVELVRGTDRCKLADMHKEKVKALLICDPKRKALVPSRFCSFHLASFDHDEETKVPLGPPYESDAADMAGSSINVTSLRFVKAGPEHTYQVEVYGRVIAREEDMRLITNVSFCSIVKGRMPSSSIQRYIFVPSFILIQ, encoded by the exons ATGCAGCCCAGAAATCTTCTCTCTGCGGCGATGGTTGCTAGCAATTTCAGCCAGACCCAGCAGCAAATCGATAAGCAGCCCACGTTCGTTGAGCTGGTGCGTGGCACTGACCGGTGTAAGCTGGCTGATATGCACAAGGAAAAAGTTAAGGCACTCTTGATTTGCGATCCTAAGAGGAAAGCTCTTGTCCCCAGCCGCTTCTGCAGCTTCCACCTAGCCAGCTTCGACCATGATGAAGAGA CAAAAGTTCCACTTGGGCCACCATATGAATCTGATGCGGCTGATATGGCGGGTTCATCCATCAATGTCACCTCCTTGAGGTTTGTTAAAGCTGGCCCTGAGCACACATACCAAGTCGAGGTTTATGGCAGAGTTATTGCCAGGGAGGAGGACATGAGGTTGATTACAAATGTGTCTTTCTGTTCGATCGTGAAAGGAAGGATGCCCAGTTCATCAATTCAGAGGTATATATTTGTTCCTTCCTTCATTCTTATACAGTAG